A region of Salinibacter sp. 10B DNA encodes the following proteins:
- the rplA gene encoding 50S ribosomal protein L1 produces the protein MANAEGKRYRTAKEVVDEQEEPVSLMQATELTLQTATANFDESVDMDLRLGVDPRHADQMVRGSITLPHGTGRDVTVLVLASEGKQEEAEEAGADYVGLDEHIERIQEENWLDFDVVIATPDVMGQVGQLGRILGPRGLMPNPKSGTVTMDLAKTIDEVKSGKIEFRVDQSGNLHTPIGKASFSAQELYENAKAFLTEVVRLRPPSSKGLYLRSVTMSATMGPPIRVDRSSVLTEAR, from the coding sequence ATGGCAAACGCAGAAGGAAAACGGTATCGAACCGCGAAGGAAGTTGTCGATGAACAGGAAGAGCCCGTTAGCCTCATGCAGGCGACGGAGCTCACCCTGCAAACGGCGACCGCCAATTTTGACGAATCGGTGGACATGGACCTCCGGCTCGGGGTCGATCCCCGCCACGCCGACCAAATGGTTCGGGGCTCCATTACGCTTCCGCACGGTACTGGGCGGGACGTGACGGTGCTTGTCTTGGCCAGCGAAGGAAAGCAGGAGGAAGCAGAAGAGGCCGGCGCCGACTACGTAGGGCTCGATGAGCACATCGAGCGCATCCAGGAGGAGAACTGGTTGGATTTCGATGTCGTCATCGCGACGCCGGACGTCATGGGACAGGTGGGCCAACTCGGCCGCATTCTTGGTCCTCGCGGCCTGATGCCGAACCCGAAGAGTGGAACCGTGACCATGGATCTCGCCAAGACGATTGACGAGGTCAAGTCCGGGAAAATTGAGTTTCGAGTCGATCAGAGCGGAAACCTTCATACTCCGATCGGCAAGGCCTCGTTCTCGGCTCAGGAGCTTTACGAGAACGCGAAGGCCTTCCTCACGGAAGTGGTGCGGCTTCGACCGCCGTCCTCGAAGGGCCTCTACCTGCGCTCCGTGACGATGTCCGCCACGATGGGGCCTCCCATTCGGGTGGATCGCAGCTCCGTGCTGACGGAAGCCCGGTAG
- the secE gene encoding preprotein translocase subunit SecE gives MWIWEYLQNVASEMEKVNWPSRDELISSTLITIVATFLVSGFIFLTDQAISTVLEFIYQQ, from the coding sequence ATGTGGATTTGGGAGTACCTCCAGAACGTGGCTTCGGAGATGGAGAAGGTAAACTGGCCAAGCCGCGATGAGCTCATCAGCAGCACCCTCATCACGATTGTTGCGACCTTTTTGGTCTCGGGGTTTATTTTCCTGACGGATCAGGCGATTAGCACCGTCCTCGAATTCATCTACCAGCAGTAG
- the nusG gene encoding transcription termination/antitermination protein NusG: MAEENDDTWYVLRTFSNHEKKVRRYLESEIERMGLEDQVNEILIPTETVFEMKGGEKKTKEKTFFPGYILLNCTLTHNLKEMAEDLPSVIGFLTTGTGDDPTPLRKEEVERILGKMDRAEERGEKPEIPFKAGDPVKVVDGPFDSFNGFVEEVYPEKMKVKVMVSIFGRKTPVELDYLQVEHEE, encoded by the coding sequence ATGGCTGAGGAAAACGACGACACATGGTACGTTCTTCGGACCTTCTCGAACCACGAGAAGAAAGTGCGTCGGTACCTCGAAAGCGAAATTGAGCGGATGGGGTTGGAGGATCAGGTGAACGAAATCCTGATCCCGACCGAGACGGTGTTTGAGATGAAGGGGGGCGAGAAGAAAACCAAGGAAAAGACCTTCTTCCCGGGGTACATCCTGCTGAACTGCACGTTGACCCATAACCTCAAGGAGATGGCAGAAGACCTGCCGTCGGTGATTGGGTTTCTGACGACAGGAACTGGAGACGACCCGACGCCGCTTCGAAAAGAGGAGGTCGAGCGCATTCTCGGGAAGATGGATCGGGCCGAGGAGCGAGGGGAGAAGCCCGAAATTCCCTTTAAGGCCGGCGATCCAGTGAAGGTGGTTGACGGGCCCTTCGATAGCTTCAATGGGTTCGTCGAGGAGGTCTATCCGGAAAAAATGAAAGTGAAGGTGATGGTGTCCATCTTTGGGCGGAAGACGCCTGTGGAGCTCGATTACCTTCAGGTTGAGCACGAAGAGTAA
- the thiD gene encoding bifunctional hydroxymethylpyrimidine kinase/phosphomethylpyrimidine kinase, translating into MSKPVALTIATSDSGGGAGIQADIKAMEANGVFAASVLAAVTAQNTETVAEAHELPSSLVSTQIDVVAEDLDVQAVKTGMLFTADIIETVAERIEAHDLQPLVVDPVMISKSGFKLLKDDAIAPMLEVLMPRAAVVTPNAHEAAHLTSIEIETVEDLRRAGEALYEKGPEAVLVKGGHLSDEDEAVDVLVDSTGVQKFTAPRIDTKHTHGTGCTYASAIAAHLAKGYELHQAVGRAKRYITGAIRHALPLGKGRGPTNHFFHLDGEAAVQAVQVDSAQG; encoded by the coding sequence ATGTCTAAACCCGTAGCCCTGACCATTGCGACCAGTGATTCGGGCGGTGGCGCCGGCATCCAGGCCGATATCAAGGCAATGGAGGCCAATGGGGTCTTTGCCGCATCGGTGCTGGCTGCCGTGACTGCTCAGAATACCGAAACTGTTGCGGAGGCCCATGAACTGCCGTCGTCGCTCGTGTCAACCCAGATCGACGTGGTCGCAGAAGACCTGGATGTGCAGGCGGTAAAGACAGGAATGCTGTTTACGGCCGACATCATTGAGACCGTTGCTGAACGCATCGAGGCGCACGACCTGCAGCCGCTCGTCGTCGATCCGGTGATGATATCGAAGTCCGGATTCAAGCTGCTGAAAGACGACGCCATTGCTCCGATGCTTGAGGTGCTGATGCCGCGGGCGGCGGTCGTAACGCCGAATGCGCATGAGGCCGCACACCTCACCAGCATTGAGATTGAGACCGTCGAGGATCTTCGGCGTGCGGGGGAGGCGCTGTACGAGAAGGGACCGGAGGCCGTGCTCGTGAAAGGAGGACACCTGTCCGATGAAGACGAAGCCGTTGACGTGCTGGTGGACAGCACGGGGGTACAGAAATTCACCGCTCCCCGAATTGATACCAAGCACACGCACGGCACGGGTTGCACCTATGCGTCGGCGATTGCGGCCCACCTAGCGAAGGGATATGAGCTTCACCAGGCCGTCGGTCGTGCCAAGCGGTACATAACGGGCGCCATTCGGCATGCGCTTCCGCTGGGGAAGGGGCGGGGACCAACGAATCATTTCTTTCACCTCGACGGGGAGGCGGCCGTTCAGGCGGTTCAGGTCGATTCCGCGCAAGGATAG
- a CDS encoding thiamine phosphate synthase gives MAELPYPRLALIADGFTDEARAERAVTAVQAGVRWVHLRDHQAGPDAFETAARRITDRLRGVASDVTVTINTRLGVAEALGTGLHLGWRGPSVAEARETLGEEALLGYSAHEEIEIEGDRVPDVDYYFFSPVYATSSKPDQPPTGLSALRSFCRTAAPTSTLALGGITPERVQACRAAGAEGVAVLSGIMEAEVPVAATRAYLRALGELA, from the coding sequence ATGGCCGAACTTCCTTATCCGCGTCTCGCGCTCATTGCAGACGGATTTACAGACGAGGCCCGGGCCGAGCGGGCCGTAACGGCGGTGCAGGCCGGTGTCCGGTGGGTGCATCTCCGCGACCACCAGGCCGGTCCGGATGCGTTCGAAACCGCGGCACGACGTATCACGGACCGACTTCGCGGCGTGGCGAGCGACGTCACAGTGACGATCAATACGCGACTTGGGGTAGCAGAGGCACTGGGCACGGGGCTTCACCTGGGCTGGCGTGGGCCGTCGGTGGCGGAGGCGCGGGAGACCCTCGGAGAGGAAGCGCTCCTCGGCTACTCGGCTCATGAGGAGATTGAGATTGAGGGGGATCGCGTGCCGGACGTAGACTATTACTTCTTTAGTCCTGTGTATGCCACCTCCAGCAAGCCGGACCAGCCCCCGACGGGGCTTTCGGCGCTCCGGTCATTTTGCCGCACTGCGGCCCCTACGTCGACTCTTGCCCTTGGGGGCATCACGCCGGAACGAGTGCAGGCATGTCGGGCGGCCGGAGCGGAAGGCGTAGCCGTACTCTCAGGCATCATGGAAGCAGAGGTGCCCGTTGCCGCGACGCGTGCCTACCTGCGGGCCCTTGGCGAGTTGGCCTGA
- the rplL gene encoding 50S ribosomal protein L7/L12, which translates to MADIEELAEQLVGLTIKEANELANHLEEEYDIKPASAGVAVAAGDGGGGEGGGEEEEQTAFDVVLTGIGGNKIQVIKEVRSITGLGLKEAKSLVDEAPNPVKEGLAKDEAEELKAQLEEAGAEIELQ; encoded by the coding sequence ATGGCTGACATCGAAGAACTTGCTGAACAGCTCGTTGGACTCACCATCAAGGAAGCCAACGAGTTGGCGAATCATCTCGAAGAAGAATACGACATCAAGCCGGCCTCGGCCGGGGTCGCCGTAGCAGCCGGCGACGGGGGCGGCGGCGAAGGCGGCGGCGAAGAGGAAGAGCAGACCGCCTTCGACGTGGTGCTCACCGGCATTGGCGGCAACAAGATTCAGGTCATTAAGGAGGTCCGCTCGATTACCGGACTCGGCCTGAAGGAAGCCAAGTCCCTGGTCGACGAGGCCCCGAACCCTGTGAAAGAAGGCCTTGCGAAAGACGAGGCCGAAGAGCTCAAGGCCCAGCTCGAAGAGGCCGGAGCAGAAATTGAGCTTCAGTAG
- the rplK gene encoding 50S ribosomal protein L11: MAAPVESQIKLQIKGGQANPAPPIGPALGQHGVNIMEFCKAFNAETEDRMGTLLPVEITVYADRSFDFKVKSPPASILLKQRAGIETAAGDPLREHAGTVSWQDCIEIAERKMADLNAHTAEQGARMIAGTARSMGIEVEGKPE, encoded by the coding sequence ATGGCTGCACCTGTAGAATCGCAAATCAAGCTGCAAATTAAAGGCGGACAGGCCAACCCGGCGCCGCCCATTGGGCCCGCGCTGGGGCAGCATGGCGTGAACATCATGGAATTCTGCAAGGCGTTTAACGCCGAAACGGAAGACCGGATGGGCACCCTGCTGCCGGTAGAGATTACGGTCTACGCCGATCGCTCCTTTGACTTTAAAGTCAAGAGCCCACCGGCCTCCATTCTTCTCAAACAACGGGCCGGTATCGAGACGGCTGCGGGCGATCCGCTCCGCGAGCATGCCGGCACCGTGTCCTGGCAGGACTGCATTGAGATTGCCGAGCGGAAGATGGCAGACCTGAACGCCCACACGGCTGAGCAGGGCGCCCGCATGATTGCCGGCACAGCCCGCTCGATGGGCATTGAGGTTGAAGGGAAGCCGGAGTAA
- a CDS encoding thiazole synthase — protein MADEVHANGSARSKTNDRLVIGGHSFSSRLIVGTSRYPNPQVMLDALDATGTELVTVAIRRVNVENPAPESHLDLLRKGGYQILPNTAGCYTAREAVLVAQLAREALGTDLIKLEVIGDDETLMPDVEQLLDAAKTLVDDGFTVFAYANDDPITCRKLADMGCAAVMPLGSPIGSGMGIVNPYNLRIIREEVDNTPLIVDAGIGTASDAVTAMELGYDGILLNTAIAEAQHPVEMAHAMRLAVEAGRHAHRAGRIPRRLYAQASSPTSGQVQVDA, from the coding sequence ATGGCTGACGAGGTACACGCGAACGGCTCGGCGAGGTCGAAGACGAACGACAGGCTCGTAATCGGTGGGCACTCCTTTTCGTCCCGCCTTATCGTCGGCACGAGCCGTTATCCCAACCCGCAGGTGATGCTTGATGCCCTGGACGCCACAGGCACCGAACTCGTCACGGTCGCCATCCGCCGTGTAAACGTCGAAAATCCGGCACCGGAAAGTCACCTCGATCTCCTCCGGAAGGGGGGGTACCAGATTCTTCCGAACACAGCCGGTTGCTACACGGCGCGCGAGGCGGTCCTGGTTGCACAACTCGCACGGGAGGCGCTCGGCACCGACCTCATCAAGCTAGAGGTCATCGGGGACGACGAGACGCTGATGCCGGACGTAGAGCAGTTGCTGGATGCTGCCAAGACACTGGTGGACGACGGCTTTACGGTGTTTGCGTACGCCAATGACGATCCCATTACCTGCCGCAAGCTGGCCGACATGGGCTGCGCCGCCGTAATGCCTCTAGGGTCTCCGATTGGCAGCGGCATGGGAATTGTCAACCCCTACAATCTTCGTATTATTCGTGAGGAGGTCGACAACACCCCCCTCATCGTGGATGCAGGCATTGGGACGGCGAGTGATGCTGTCACGGCTATGGAATTGGGCTACGACGGCATTTTGCTGAACACCGCCATTGCGGAGGCGCAACATCCCGTTGAAATGGCCCACGCGATGCGGCTTGCTGTGGAGGCGGGACGACACGCACATCGGGCGGGGCGCATCCCCCGTCGTCTCTACGCACAGGCGTCGTCTCCCACCAGTGGACAGGTGCAGGTCGACGCGTAG
- the rplJ gene encoding 50S ribosomal protein L10: protein MSKTRAEKAEIIDDIGQKLDEYPIIYLTNFAGLTVAQSNDLRGRFREAGVDYQVTKNTLAQIALDRQEGMDALEEFFHGPTAVAYSEDPAKPARVIQDFLEEEDMERPELKVAWIEGELYEGPEALDTLADLKSREELIGEIVGLLLSPAQNIAGGLTSSGQNLAGILKSLSEREEEE, encoded by the coding sequence ATGTCGAAGACGCGAGCCGAGAAAGCTGAAATCATTGACGACATCGGGCAGAAGCTCGATGAGTATCCCATCATCTACCTGACGAACTTTGCCGGACTCACGGTGGCCCAGTCGAATGACCTGCGGGGCCGCTTCCGCGAGGCCGGCGTGGATTATCAGGTTACAAAGAACACCCTGGCGCAGATTGCCCTCGATCGCCAAGAGGGCATGGATGCCCTCGAAGAGTTCTTTCATGGGCCCACCGCGGTGGCGTATAGCGAAGATCCGGCCAAGCCGGCCCGCGTGATTCAGGACTTCCTGGAAGAAGAGGACATGGAACGTCCTGAGTTGAAGGTGGCCTGGATTGAAGGGGAGCTGTACGAGGGACCGGAGGCGCTCGATACGCTGGCCGACCTTAAGTCCCGCGAGGAGCTTATCGGCGAGATTGTGGGGCTACTGCTGTCGCCGGCCCAGAACATTGCGGGCGGCCTTACCAGCTCCGGGCAGAATCTTGCTGGCATTCTCAAGTCGCTTTCCGAGCGCGAGGAAGAAGAGTAG